A genomic window from Phyllopteryx taeniolatus isolate TA_2022b chromosome 2, UOR_Ptae_1.2, whole genome shotgun sequence includes:
- the nod2 gene encoding nucleotide-binding oligomerization domain-containing protein 2 has protein sequence MAQDLVLKQRSEILYCLCANGSTESLERVLDVLLARGELSWEDYHNVRVQGRPLHANARHLLDLVYTKGEAACQAFAEAFQQTRPEAWGPEVPGPVTRVLLTRRPSLVGELRGCVDGALEALLESGCFTQEDCRDVRLPVHTPSQQARRLLDHVSSKGESAANVVLCYIEQKQQSGYNLTTEKTTPKELLTYQKKLRSSVSAQSSFLSTYGGTGHMSLDDIYTEGQLELAYDCKDQGDLGLEDIVGTAGTVNEEADTVLVSGDAGSGKSTLLQRLHLLWARQAALPEFLLLFPFSCRKLNSELEELSVQELLFRNCCWPDHERDEIFRFILDYPHLVFITFDGLDELKQSFSDDCRLCCPTQPAPVHIILFNLLQGSLLKGVRKLVTSRPEAVGPTLRKHLRKELFLKGFSPEGINCFIKKQHQDSSVASKVLASIQANTTLLGLCHSPVLCWIVSQCHKELLGCGDGTPRTITDVYLMILQHFLQHQSPQKCSMGAGWLQEHLVGVLSLGQLAFRGVETCCYVFAGADLETCCVTDKDIYKGFLTQSKGMSSLQILQYEFLHVTMQCFFAALYIVLSNNTDRSTVPRLFELREAGSSSTCFGFCLPVDHQQELAETPNLQITATFVAGLLSQRHRHLLLQCAPSPTVEMKARQVVRCLHKGMQKHFKSIPKPVEGEKKSMHAMPGFVWLIKCIYEMRESNMAKEALSKLEVDHLKLTYCNIGPVECTALAYVLQHLRSPVGIQLDNNSVGDVGVEQLLPCLPICKSLYLRNNNITDEGIRKLIAKGIQCDNFQKIALFNNKLTDACMQHVSHLLKTKQNFLSLRMGNNNITSEGAKVLANGLECNHSLTHLGLWGNKIGDSGAEAIAGALEGSKTLAWLSLVGNEVGSAGARALAKMLKSGTSLEELWLTENCITREGVESLVQALECNTRVKSVWLRKNHLSPEEVEEMTRRESRLIF, from the exons ATGGCCCAGGATCTGGTCCTGAAGCAACGCAGCGAGATCCTCTACTGTCTCTGCGCCAACGGCTCGACTGAGTCGCTGGAGAGGGTCCTGGATGTCCTCCTGGCCCGTGGGGAGCTTTCGTGGGAGGATTACCACAATGTGCGTGTGCAGGGGAGACCGCTTCACGCCAACGCCAGGCATCTGCTGGACCTGGTCTATACCAAAGGGGAAGCAGCGTGCCAGGCCTTCGCCGAGGCTTTCCAGCAGACCCGACCTGAAGCTTGGGGGCCTGAAGTGCCGGGGCCTGTCACCAGGGTGCTTCTGACCCGAAGGCCCAGCCTGGTGGGAGAGCTAAGAGGCTGTGTGGATGGAGCTCTGGAAGCTCTGCTGGAATCAGGATGCTTCACCCAGGAGGACTGTAGAGACGTACGCTTGCCTGTACACACTCCCTCGCAGCAG GCCAGACGCTTGCTGGATCACGTGAGCTCGAAAGGAGAGTCCGCGGCTAATGTGGTGCTATGCTACATTGAGCAAAAGCAACAGTCTGGGTATAACCTGACAAcagagaagaccacacccaaaG AGCTCCTCACATACCAAAAGAAGTTGCGCAGTTCCGTGTCGGCGCAGTCGAGCTTCCTTAGCACCTACGGAGGAACTGGCCACATGTCACTGGATGACATCTATACTGAAGGCCAACTTGAGCTGGCGTATGACTGCAAGGATCAAGGAGATTTGGGCCTGGAGGACATCGTTGGTACAGCGGGCACTGTGAACGAGGAGGCAGACACGGTCCTGGTGTCTGGGGATGCGGGCAGCGGTAAGAGTACCTTACTCCAGAGGCTGCACCTTCTCTGGGCTCGACAGGCCGCCCTACCCGAATTCCTCCTCCTATTCCCTTTCAGCTGTCGCAAGCTGAATTCTGAACTCGAGGAGCTGTCGGTCCAAGAGCTGCTCTTCCGCAACTGTTGCTGGCCCGACCATGAGCGGGATGAGATCTTCCGCTTCATCCTGGACTACCCGCACCTTGTGTTCATCACCTTCGATGGCCTCGACGAGCTCAAGCAGAGCTTCTCGGACGACTGCAGGCTCTGCTGCCCCACGCAGCCCGCCCCTGTGCACATAATACTGTTCAACCTGCTCCAGGGGTCCCTCCTAAAGGGggtgcgaaagttggtgaccaGTCGGCCGGAGGCTGTGGGTCCAACGTTGAGAAAGCATCTCCGCAAAGAACTCTTCCTCAAAGGGTTCTCCCCCGAAGGCATCAACTGTTTCATCAAGAAACAACACCAGGACTCGTCGGTGGCCTCTAAAGTCCTGGCGTCCATTCAGGCCAACACAACTTTATTGGGACTCTGCCACAGTCCTGTGCTCTGCTGGATTGTCTCACAGTGCCACAAGGAGCTGCTGGGCTGTGGAGACGGGACACCACGGACCATAACGGATGTGTACCTCATGATCCTGCAGCACTTTTTGCAGCACCAAAGCCCCCAGAAGTGTTCCATGGGGGCCGGTTGGCTTCAGGAGCACCTGGTAGGGGTCTTGAGTCTGGGCCAGCTAGCTTTTCGGGGTGTAGAAACTTGCTGTTACGTCTTCGCTGGCGCTGACCTGGAGACCTGCTGTGTTACAGACAAGGACATCTACAAGGGCTTCCTCACCCAAAGCAAGGGCATGTCGTCCTTACAGATTCTTCAGTACGAATTCCTTCACGTGACCATGCAGTGTTTCTTTGCCGCGCTTTACATCGTTTTGTCCAACAACACGGACCGCTCCACTGTACCTAGGCTCTTTGAGCTGAGGGAGGCAGGCTCCAGTAGCACCTGCTTCGGGTTCTGCTTGCCTGTGGACCACCAACAGGAGCTGGCCGAAacccccaatctacaaataacagCCACTTTTGTCGCCGGTCTTCTTTCCCAGAGACACCGACACCTATTGCTGCAGTGCGCCCCATCACCCACTGTGGAAATGAAAGCGAGACAGGTGGTCCGGTGCCTCCACAAAGGCATGCAGAAGCACTTCAAGTCCATCCCCAAGCCAGTTGAGGGTGAAAAAAAGAGCATGCACGCCATGCCTGGCTTTGTCTGGCTCATCAAGTGCATCTACGAGATGCGGGAGAGCAACATGGCCAAAGAGGCACTAAGCAAGCTGGAGGTTGACCACCTGAAGCTGACCTACTGCAACATCGGACCCGTGGAGTGCACAGCTCTGGCCTACGTGCTCCAGCACCTGAGAAGTCCTGTGGGAATCCAGCTGGACAACAACTCTGTGGGAGACGTGGGCGTGGAGCAGCTCCTTCCCTGTTTGCCTATTTGCAAGTCCCTTTA CCTCAGAAATAATAACATCACCGACGAAGGGATTCGCAAACTGATCGCAAAGGGAATCCAGTGTGACAACTTCCAGAAAATTGC ACTCTTCAACAACAAGCTCACTGACGCTTGTATGCAACACGTTTCTCATCTGCTGAAAACCAAACAGAATTTCCTCTCTTTGAG AATGGGCAACAACAATATTACATCGGAAGGAGCCAAAGTGCTAGCTAATGGGCTGGAGTGCAACCATTCGTTGACGCATTTAGG GCTTTGGGGCAATAAGATTGGTGATTCAGGTGCAGAGGCCATTGCTGGTGCCCTAGAAGGCAGCAAAACGCTAGCATGGCTAAG CTTGGTGGGCAATGAGGTGGGCAGCGCTGGAGCTCGTGCCCTGGCCAAAATGCTCAAGAGCGGCACATCGCTGGAGGAGTTATG GTTGACTGAAAATTGCATCACCAGGGAGGGAGTGGAGTCTTTGGTTCAAGCCCTAGAGTGTAACACACGTGTCAAGTCAGTATG